In Parasphingorhabdus halotolerans, a single window of DNA contains:
- a CDS encoding DUF3142 domain-containing protein, producing the protein MGRHHNLWLACFLLLTTTSGCERRDTGNPVNASKYDSFWLWAGVRPQPVLDQAKTVYILEGEVRASDLESLVLLRPETPEINHADIWMVVRVETLDLSPDVYRQIFARLERWSGKGNRLVGIQIDFDANTRSLGRYAIFLRDFRRRLPEKYGLSITGLLDWSANGDPAELAALSDVIDEAVFQVYQGRKTIGGYDRWLTKLDALPMAFRIGLVQGGEWTEPQSLPKNPHFKGYVVFLLNPAVQNDPVD; encoded by the coding sequence ATGGGACGACACCACAATCTTTGGCTTGCCTGTTTTCTGCTACTGACCACTACCAGCGGTTGTGAGCGTAGGGATACTGGAAATCCTGTCAACGCCAGCAAATATGACAGCTTCTGGCTGTGGGCGGGCGTCAGGCCACAGCCGGTCCTCGACCAGGCGAAAACTGTTTACATATTAGAAGGTGAAGTGCGCGCGTCCGATCTGGAGTCGTTGGTATTGCTGCGGCCTGAAACACCGGAAATCAACCACGCCGATATCTGGATGGTGGTTCGCGTGGAAACCCTTGATTTGTCGCCGGACGTATATCGGCAAATATTTGCAAGGCTTGAGCGATGGTCCGGTAAAGGCAATCGGCTGGTTGGTATTCAGATCGATTTCGACGCTAATACCCGCAGCCTTGGACGTTATGCCATTTTTTTGCGGGACTTCCGTCGGCGGCTTCCAGAAAAATATGGACTTAGCATAACCGGCTTGCTTGACTGGAGTGCCAACGGCGACCCCGCCGAGCTGGCCGCCCTCTCGGATGTCATCGATGAAGCAGTGTTCCAAGTGTATCAGGGTCGCAAAACTATCGGGGGATACGACCGATGGCTCACGAAGCTTGATGCGCTGCCCATGGCTTTTCGCATCGGTCTGGTACAGGGCGGTGAATGGACCGAGCCCCAGTCCCTGCCGAAAAACCCACATTTTAAAGGATATGTAGTCTTTCTCCTCAATCCCGCCGTGCAGAATGATCCGGTGGATTAA
- the pnp gene encoding polyribonucleotide nucleotidyltransferase, protein MFDVKKVEMEWGGQTLTLETGRIARQADGAVLATLGETVVLCAVTAAKSVREGQDFFPLTVHYQEKFSAAGRIPGGFFKREGRATEKETLTSRLIDRPCRPLFPEGFYNEINVICQVMSYDGVNEPDILAMVAASAALTISGVPFMGPIGAARVGYKEGEYQLNPSMEEVAEGELDLVVAGTPGAVMMVESEAKELSEEVMLGAVQFAHDACKDVAGLIIDLAEQAAKEPWDLDAGEDNSEIKEDLRKLVGKDIAAAYKLTDKSERSDALNAVRDKAKEKYADADGQTQMTAGKMVKKLEAEIVRGAIIKDGTRIDGRKLDQVRPIEAMVGLLPRTHGSALFTRGETQAIVTTTLGTKDAEQMIDGLDGLSYTNFMLHYNFPPYSVGEVGRFGFTSRRETGHGKLAFRALRPVLPTVEEFPYTIRVLSDITESNGSSSMATVCGGSLAMMDAGVPLARPVSGIAMGLILEGEDFAVLSDILGDEDHLGDMDFKVAGTEKGITSLQMDIKVAGITQEIMKSALEQASGGRAHILGEMAKALSSVRTEMSEHAPRIETLQINKEKIREVIGTGGKVIREIVAETGAKVDIDDEGLIKVSSSDKSQIDAAIAWIKGLVEEAEVGKIYDGKVVNLVDFGAFVNFMGGKDGLVHVSEIKNERVEKVTDELSEGQEVKVKVLEIDQRGKVRLSMRVVDQETGEELEDTRPPRENKPRGPRRDGGGGGRGRDGGGRGRDGGNAGGGRGRNNDGPKNDGGDIPLPSSITED, encoded by the coding sequence ATGTTTGATGTAAAAAAAGTCGAAATGGAATGGGGCGGACAAACCCTCACCCTCGAAACGGGCCGTATTGCTCGTCAGGCTGATGGCGCGGTACTCGCGACTCTCGGCGAAACGGTTGTGCTGTGCGCAGTTACCGCCGCTAAATCGGTACGCGAAGGACAGGATTTCTTCCCGTTGACCGTGCACTATCAGGAAAAATTCTCGGCTGCTGGACGTATTCCAGGTGGCTTCTTCAAGCGCGAAGGCCGCGCGACAGAAAAAGAAACGCTGACATCGCGTTTGATTGACCGTCCGTGCCGTCCGCTTTTTCCCGAAGGTTTCTACAACGAAATCAACGTCATCTGCCAAGTCATGAGCTATGACGGCGTTAACGAGCCGGATATTTTGGCGATGGTTGCTGCTTCTGCGGCGCTGACCATTTCCGGTGTGCCATTCATGGGCCCAATCGGTGCGGCACGTGTTGGTTATAAAGAAGGCGAATATCAGCTGAACCCTTCCATGGAAGAAGTTGCCGAAGGCGAACTCGACCTGGTTGTTGCCGGTACGCCCGGAGCGGTGATGATGGTGGAATCGGAAGCGAAAGAGCTTTCCGAAGAAGTCATGCTTGGCGCAGTACAATTTGCCCATGATGCTTGTAAGGACGTTGCTGGTCTTATCATCGATCTGGCTGAGCAGGCTGCGAAAGAGCCTTGGGATCTGGATGCAGGTGAAGACAATAGCGAAATCAAGGAAGACCTGCGCAAGCTGGTCGGCAAAGATATTGCTGCGGCTTACAAGTTGACTGATAAATCAGAGCGTTCCGACGCGCTGAATGCGGTTCGTGATAAAGCCAAAGAAAAATATGCCGACGCAGACGGTCAAACCCAGATGACAGCCGGTAAAATGGTCAAGAAACTGGAAGCCGAAATCGTTCGCGGCGCGATCATTAAAGATGGCACGCGTATTGATGGCCGTAAACTCGATCAGGTTCGTCCGATCGAAGCTATGGTTGGCTTACTGCCACGTACGCACGGTTCAGCATTGTTCACCCGCGGTGAAACGCAGGCGATTGTCACCACGACTTTGGGAACCAAAGACGCTGAGCAGATGATTGATGGTTTGGACGGCCTTAGCTACACAAACTTCATGCTGCACTATAACTTCCCTCCCTATTCGGTTGGCGAAGTTGGTCGTTTTGGATTTACGAGCCGCCGCGAAACTGGCCACGGTAAGCTCGCATTCCGCGCGCTCCGTCCAGTATTGCCGACAGTTGAGGAATTTCCTTACACGATCCGTGTGTTGTCTGACATTACCGAGTCCAATGGTTCATCTTCGATGGCAACCGTTTGCGGTGGTTCATTGGCGATGATGGATGCGGGTGTGCCGTTGGCGCGTCCGGTTTCCGGTATTGCGATGGGCTTGATCCTTGAAGGCGAAGATTTTGCGGTTCTTTCCGACATTCTCGGCGACGAAGATCACCTCGGCGACATGGACTTCAAGGTTGCGGGTACCGAAAAAGGCATCACGTCCTTGCAGATGGACATCAAGGTAGCCGGCATTACGCAGGAAATCATGAAGTCTGCTCTTGAGCAAGCTTCCGGCGGCCGCGCACATATTCTTGGCGAAATGGCCAAGGCATTGAGCAGCGTTCGTACCGAAATGTCCGAACATGCTCCGCGCATCGAAACATTGCAGATAAACAAAGAGAAGATCCGTGAAGTTATCGGTACCGGCGGTAAAGTTATCCGCGAAATCGTTGCTGAAACCGGCGCGAAAGTGGATATTGATGATGAAGGCCTGATCAAGGTTTCATCTTCCGATAAATCCCAGATTGATGCGGCCATTGCCTGGATCAAAGGTCTGGTCGAAGAAGCTGAAGTTGGCAAAATCTATGACGGTAAAGTCGTAAACCTTGTTGATTTTGGTGCATTCGTGAATTTCATGGGCGGCAAAGACGGTCTGGTTCACGTTTCCGAGATCAAGAACGAGCGTGTCGAAAAAGTGACCGACGAGCTTTCCGAAGGACAGGAAGTCAAGGTCAAGGTTCTCGAAATCGATCAGCGCGGCAAAGTCCGTCTGTCGATGCGGGTTGTTGATCAGGAAACTGGTGAAGAGTTGGAAGACACCCGTCCTCCACGCGAAAACAAACCACGTGGTCCACGCCGGGATGGCGGCGGTGGCGGTCGTGGTCGTGATGGCGGTGGACGCGGTCGTGATGGCGGAAACGCTGGCGGTGGACGCGGTCGTAACAACGATGGCCCAAAAAATGATGGCGGCGATATTCCATTGCCAAGCTCGATCACCGAAGACTAA
- the rpsO gene encoding 30S ribosomal protein S15, with product MTITAEKKQELIKKFGQTEGDTGSPEVQVAVLTERIVNLTDHFKGHHKDHHSRRGLLMMVNKRRSLLDYLRKKDVERYAKLIKDLGLRK from the coding sequence ATGACTATTACTGCAGAAAAAAAACAGGAACTGATCAAGAAATTCGGCCAGACCGAAGGCGATACAGGTTCCCCCGAAGTTCAGGTTGCCGTGCTCACCGAGCGTATTGTGAACCTGACAGACCATTTTAAAGGCCATCACAAAGACCATCACTCGCGTCGCGGGTTGTTGATGATGGTAAACAAGCGTCGCAGCTTGCTGGACTATCTCCGCAAGAAAGACGTGGAACGCTACGCCAAGCTGATTAAAGACTTAGGCTTGCGTAAGTAA
- the truB gene encoding tRNA pseudouridine(55) synthase TruB, whose product MKPHGWIILDKPLELGSTQAVGAVKRNLREAGLLGKGKNKLKVGHGGTLDPLATGVLPIAIGEATKLCGRMLDASKIYEFTIGFGTETETLDVESDVTEVSDHRPTVAEIEAVLPQFTGPIEQIPPKYSALKIDGKRAYDLARAGIEVEMKVRGVTVYSISPLPVRGGAGGGESSLQGAADDEPHPNPSPKGEGLNSITLTATVSKGTYIRSLARDIARALGTYGHVSMLRRTKAGPFTLDHAISLDKLDEIGKGADIKEYLLPLEAGLDDIPAFDLAPDQAKMLRQGLTLDVRNLPKEMVRNPAINGTFLATENAGSPVALAEIVDGTVKVVRGFNM is encoded by the coding sequence GTGAAACCCCACGGTTGGATCATTCTTGATAAACCGCTTGAACTAGGCTCGACGCAGGCGGTTGGGGCTGTGAAGCGGAATTTGCGGGAGGCTGGCTTGCTTGGCAAGGGCAAGAACAAGCTGAAGGTGGGGCATGGCGGGACGCTGGATCCGCTGGCGACCGGGGTTTTGCCGATTGCGATTGGGGAGGCGACGAAGCTTTGCGGACGCATGCTGGACGCTTCGAAGATATATGAATTTACCATTGGGTTTGGGACAGAGACCGAAACGCTGGATGTGGAAAGCGATGTTACAGAAGTTTCTGATCATCGGCCTACTGTGGCGGAGATTGAAGCGGTTTTGCCGCAGTTTACCGGGCCGATTGAACAGATACCACCGAAATATTCTGCGCTGAAGATTGATGGCAAGCGGGCCTATGATCTGGCGCGGGCCGGCATTGAGGTAGAGATGAAGGTCAGGGGGGTGACGGTTTACTCTATTTCACCCCTCCCCGTCAGGGGAGGGGCCGGGGGTGGGGAATCTAGTCTACAGGGCGCTGCCGACGATGAGCCCCACCCCAACCCCTCCCCTAAAGGGGAGGGGCTTAACAGCATCACCCTGACCGCCACCGTCTCAAAAGGCACCTATATCCGATCTCTCGCCCGCGATATCGCCCGCGCTCTTGGGACTTACGGCCATGTCTCGATGCTACGCCGCACAAAGGCAGGCCCATTCACCCTAGATCACGCGATTTCGCTGGACAAACTCGATGAAATTGGTAAGGGCGCGGACATTAAAGAATACCTTTTGCCACTTGAGGCAGGGCTGGACGACATCCCGGCTTTTGACCTCGCTCCTGATCAGGCAAAAATGCTTCGGCAAGGCTTAACGCTGGACGTTAGGAATTTGCCAAAGGAAATGGTCAGGAACCCCGCAATCAACGGGACTTTTCTGGCGACAGAGAACGCAGGTTCTCCGGTTGCGCTAGCAGAGATTGTTGATGGCACCGTAAAGGTGGTTCGCGGGTTTAACATGTAA
- a CDS encoding class I SAM-dependent methyltransferase, whose protein sequence is MERLNVADDLNGWVSSADAWIASIGEDGDWTRRTFLDAAMLGRAKVHEGRFLDIGCGEGRFARKLQEFGFKGVGIDPVDQFIKEAQKRDPDGDYRIGIGEKLTFEDASFDLTISYLSLIDIEDFRAAIKEMTRVTKPGGSILVANLTGHFTAGKWERGEHGDGQKFVIDNYHEERANREVWSGIDVINWHRPMSAYLEAFLTNGLILRHFFEPTPPDQNDPKSDRYTRVPGFVVMEWEKPKEMKA, encoded by the coding sequence ATGGAACGGTTGAACGTGGCTGATGATTTGAATGGCTGGGTAAGCTCTGCCGACGCATGGATCGCATCCATTGGTGAAGACGGCGACTGGACGCGACGTACTTTTCTGGATGCGGCGATGCTCGGCCGTGCAAAGGTACATGAAGGCCGGTTTCTGGACATTGGCTGCGGGGAAGGGCGCTTTGCTCGCAAGCTGCAAGAATTCGGTTTCAAAGGGGTCGGCATTGATCCCGTCGACCAGTTCATCAAAGAGGCTCAAAAGCGCGATCCGGACGGTGACTATCGCATTGGCATTGGTGAAAAGCTGACGTTTGAAGATGCTAGCTTTGATCTGACCATCAGTTATCTGTCATTGATCGATATCGAAGATTTCCGCGCCGCTATTAAAGAAATGACCCGCGTGACCAAGCCGGGTGGATCGATATTGGTAGCTAATTTGACGGGCCATTTTACGGCTGGAAAGTGGGAGCGCGGCGAGCATGGCGATGGCCAGAAATTTGTGATTGATAACTACCACGAAGAACGCGCCAATCGTGAAGTCTGGTCAGGGATTGATGTGATTAACTGGCACCGGCCGATGAGCGCCTATCTTGAAGCGTTTCTCACCAATGGATTGATCCTCCGTCATTTCTTCGAACCAACGCCGCCGGATCAGAATGATCCAAAGAGTGACCGCTACACCCGCGTGCCGGGATTTGTGGTGATGGAGTGGGAAAAGCCCAAAGAGATGAAAGCGTGA
- a CDS encoding GNAT family N-acetyltransferase has product MAELSATLEEGSVRLEPLQKRHVEPLRAACAEDQEIWEIYPINMLGDDFDKAMAAFHDLKSWVQFAVINTETNKVVGMSNYINPDQHGVLEIGGTYIAPSVRGSGFNDIMKKLMIDHAFANGFTKIEFRVDGRNKRSQAAVLKLGAKHEGTLRKNRITWTGYVRDTCVFGLLKEEWNG; this is encoded by the coding sequence ATGGCTGAACTATCCGCCACACTGGAAGAAGGCTCAGTCCGCCTCGAACCTTTGCAAAAGCGTCACGTTGAACCCCTGCGCGCCGCCTGTGCAGAGGACCAGGAGATTTGGGAAATTTATCCGATCAATATGCTCGGTGATGATTTCGACAAGGCGATGGCCGCGTTTCATGATCTGAAATCATGGGTACAATTTGCGGTGATCAATACCGAGACGAACAAGGTTGTCGGGATGAGCAATTATATCAACCCCGACCAGCACGGCGTGTTGGAAATCGGCGGCACCTATATCGCGCCATCTGTGCGCGGCAGCGGGTTTAATGACATCATGAAAAAACTAATGATTGATCATGCCTTTGCCAATGGATTTACCAAAATCGAATTCCGTGTCGATGGCCGTAACAAGCGTTCGCAGGCGGCGGTGTTGAAACTTGGCGCTAAACATGAAGGCACGTTGCGCAAAAATCGTATCACCTGGACTGGATATGTAAGGGATACGTGCGTATTTGGTCTGCTGAAAGAAGAATGGAACGGTTGA
- a CDS encoding thymidine kinase, which produces MAKLYFYYASMNAGKSTNLLQAAFNYGERGMKVMLWTAAIDNRASFGAIASRIGLNADAHRFHEGTDMFAAVSEEQAENKLACVLIDEAQFLSEEQVWQCARLADEAGIPVLCYGLRTDFQGNLFPGSAKLLGLADSLVELKAVCECGRKATMNLRIDASGKAIAAGEQTEIGGNESYIALCRKHFVERLNG; this is translated from the coding sequence ATGGCCAAACTCTATTTCTACTACGCCTCGATGAACGCCGGAAAATCGACCAATTTGCTGCAGGCCGCGTTCAACTATGGCGAGCGAGGCATGAAGGTGATGTTGTGGACCGCCGCTATTGATAACCGCGCGTCTTTTGGCGCTATTGCGTCGCGCATTGGGTTAAACGCCGATGCGCATCGTTTTCATGAAGGCACGGATATGTTCGCGGCGGTAAGCGAAGAACAGGCAGAAAATAAACTGGCCTGTGTGCTGATCGACGAAGCGCAGTTTCTCTCCGAAGAACAGGTCTGGCAATGCGCGCGACTGGCGGATGAAGCAGGGATTCCGGTGCTTTGCTATGGGCTGCGCACCGATTTTCAGGGAAATTTGTTTCCGGGTTCTGCCAAGCTACTTGGGCTTGCTGATAGTTTGGTGGAACTCAAAGCAGTCTGCGAATGCGGGCGCAAGGCGACGATGAATCTGCGGATTGATGCGTCGGGCAAGGCGATAGCGGCGGGCGAACAGACCGAAATTGGTGGCAATGAAAGCTATATCGCGCTGTGCCGGAAGCATTTTGTTGAGAGGCTCAATGGCTGA
- the rbfA gene encoding 30S ribosome-binding factor RbfA, translated as MAKYNDTSPEGRSVRLLRVGEQVRHILSELLMRGEVHDELLTATSVSVTEVRMSPDLRHATVFVKPLLGANEADVLKALKTNTAFFQKEVAKRVQMKYAAKLKFLADDSFDTAEHVEKLLNHPKVAQDLERD; from the coding sequence ATGGCAAAATATAACGATACATCTCCTGAAGGCCGCTCGGTGCGTTTGCTGCGTGTGGGCGAGCAGGTTCGGCATATTTTGTCGGAGCTGCTGATGCGCGGCGAGGTGCATGATGAATTGCTCACCGCGACCAGCGTTAGCGTAACCGAGGTGCGTATGTCGCCGGATTTGCGCCATGCAACGGTGTTTGTGAAACCCTTGCTGGGTGCGAATGAGGCGGATGTGCTCAAGGCGCTAAAGACCAACACCGCGTTCTTCCAGAAGGAAGTCGCCAAGCGGGTGCAAATGAAATATGCGGCGAAGCTGAAGTTTTTGGCGGACGATAGCTTCGATACGGCCGAGCATGTCGAGAAGTTGCTGAACCATCCCAAGGTGGCGCAGGACTTGGAGCGGGATTAG
- the infB gene encoding translation initiation factor IF-2 — MSEDTKDTSKPARKPLGLKRSVEPGEVKQTFSHGRTNKVVVEVKRKKLVGKPGAQEAAKDIIKETPVPPPAPVEAKKPAPAPVAPKPDALTRQEMQAKLLREAEEARLSANEAARKRDTKAKKAQTAEEKERAEENRKAEEEAAKKAQEEIAAAEKAAAEAADAAADASAAPEPEEAAAAAKHPPARKFTPVESPKRAKPEKAKSGKAERNDRRQSGKLTVTSALRGEDGAARARSLAALKRAREKEKRAQRSGQPREPREKQYREVIVPEAITVQELSKRMGEKGADLVKSLFNMGSMVTVNQTIDQDTAELLVEEFGHTIQRVSASDVEIKTEEDVDPEETLKPRPPVVTIMGHVDHGKTSLLDALRGTDVVKGEAGGITQHIGAYQVKMKNGDTVTFLDTPGHEAFTEMRMRGANVTDIVILVVAADDGLMPQTIEAINHTKAADVPMIVAINKIDKEGADPTTVRTRLLEHEVIVEEMSGDVLDVEVSALKKINLDELMEKIHVQAELLELKARPDRAAEGIVVEAQLDKGRGPVATVLVKRGTLKRGDIFVVGPHTGKVRALIDDKGKQTKEAGPSVPVEVLGLSGVPSAGDKLTVVENESRAREVAAYRAEQEKLQRTTQAPTSLENMFSAAADQAVEFPLLVKADVQGSTQAIVQALNKISNDDIKVRILHSGVGAITESDVTLAAASNAPIIGFNVRPNAKAREIAKRDGVRLKYFDIIYDLTDEIRAEMAGELGPEKIENVMGRAEVKEVFKSGKKDKAAGLLVTEGSLKKGLFARLTRDDVIVSATTIASLRRFKDDVEEVRAGMECGAVLEDTNDIQPGDMLEVFEVTEKERVL; from the coding sequence ATGAGTGAAGATACAAAAGATACGTCAAAACCTGCACGCAAGCCTTTGGGGCTTAAGCGCTCGGTTGAACCTGGCGAAGTCAAGCAGACGTTTAGTCATGGCCGCACCAACAAGGTGGTGGTCGAGGTCAAGCGCAAGAAACTTGTAGGAAAGCCGGGCGCGCAGGAAGCGGCCAAGGACATTATCAAGGAAACCCCTGTTCCACCACCCGCGCCGGTAGAGGCTAAAAAACCTGCGCCAGCACCTGTCGCTCCGAAACCGGATGCCCTGACTCGTCAGGAAATGCAGGCCAAATTGCTGCGTGAAGCGGAAGAAGCGCGTCTTTCGGCCAATGAAGCAGCGCGCAAGCGTGATACCAAGGCCAAAAAGGCTCAAACCGCTGAAGAAAAAGAGCGGGCTGAAGAAAACCGAAAGGCTGAGGAAGAGGCTGCTAAAAAGGCGCAGGAAGAGATAGCCGCTGCTGAAAAAGCGGCTGCCGAGGCTGCTGATGCAGCGGCAGATGCCTCAGCTGCTCCAGAACCGGAAGAAGCTGCGGCAGCGGCGAAACATCCGCCAGCGCGGAAATTTACGCCGGTTGAATCGCCAAAACGCGCGAAACCGGAGAAAGCCAAATCTGGAAAAGCGGAGCGCAATGATCGCCGCCAATCGGGCAAGCTGACTGTTACCAGTGCTCTGCGCGGTGAAGATGGTGCGGCACGCGCGCGCTCGCTAGCAGCGCTCAAACGCGCGCGCGAAAAAGAGAAGCGCGCGCAACGTTCGGGCCAACCGCGCGAACCGCGTGAAAAACAATATCGCGAAGTGATCGTGCCAGAAGCGATTACCGTGCAGGAACTCTCCAAGCGTATGGGTGAGAAGGGCGCTGACCTCGTCAAATCTTTGTTCAACATGGGTAGCATGGTCACCGTCAACCAGACGATTGATCAGGATACGGCTGAACTGTTGGTCGAAGAATTCGGCCATACGATCCAGCGTGTTTCTGCTTCTGACGTCGAAATCAAAACCGAAGAAGATGTTGATCCGGAAGAAACGCTGAAACCGCGTCCACCGGTTGTTACGATCATGGGCCATGTTGATCACGGCAAAACCTCTCTGCTTGATGCACTGCGCGGCACCGATGTGGTGAAGGGCGAAGCAGGCGGGATTACCCAGCATATCGGCGCTTATCAGGTTAAAATGAAAAACGGCGACACCGTTACATTTCTCGACACACCGGGTCATGAAGCGTTTACCGAAATGCGGATGCGCGGTGCCAATGTGACGGATATCGTAATATTGGTCGTCGCTGCTGATGATGGCTTGATGCCGCAGACGATTGAAGCGATCAACCATACCAAAGCTGCCGATGTGCCGATGATTGTGGCGATCAACAAAATCGACAAGGAAGGCGCTGATCCAACAACGGTCCGAACCCGTTTGCTCGAACATGAAGTGATTGTGGAGGAAATGTCCGGTGATGTTCTCGATGTGGAAGTGTCCGCACTCAAGAAAATCAATCTTGATGAACTCATGGAGAAAATCCACGTTCAAGCGGAATTGCTTGAGCTAAAAGCGCGTCCGGATCGGGCGGCAGAAGGTATTGTGGTCGAGGCGCAACTGGACAAAGGTCGCGGCCCCGTGGCGACTGTCTTGGTCAAGCGCGGCACATTGAAACGCGGCGATATTTTTGTCGTTGGTCCGCACACCGGTAAAGTACGGGCGTTGATTGATGACAAGGGCAAGCAGACCAAAGAGGCCGGACCATCGGTGCCGGTCGAAGTGCTCGGTCTGTCTGGCGTACCATCAGCCGGTGATAAGCTAACGGTAGTGGAGAATGAATCCCGCGCCCGTGAAGTTGCCGCCTATCGCGCCGAGCAGGAGAAACTGCAGCGCACTACCCAAGCTCCAACTTCTCTTGAGAATATGTTCTCTGCTGCGGCTGATCAGGCGGTGGAATTCCCGCTGCTGGTGAAAGCCGATGTGCAGGGTTCCACCCAGGCGATTGTGCAGGCACTCAACAAAATCTCGAATGACGATATCAAGGTGCGCATTTTGCACAGCGGTGTCGGCGCAATTACCGAGAGCGACGTGACGCTGGCGGCGGCGAGCAACGCGCCGATTATCGGCTTTAACGTGCGTCCCAATGCCAAGGCGCGCGAGATTGCCAAACGCGATGGTGTCCGCCTGAAATATTTCGATATCATCTATGATCTGACCGATGAAATCCGCGCCGAAATGGCCGGTGAACTTGGTCCTGAGAAGATCGAGAACGTCATGGGCCGCGCCGAAGTAAAAGAGGTGTTCAAATCCGGCAAGAAAGACAAGGCCGCTGGTTTGCTCGTTACCGAAGGTTCGCTCAAGAAGGGTCTATTCGCCCGTCTCACCCGCGACGATGTTATCGTCAGCGCAACCACGATCGCCTCGCTGCGCCGCTTCAAAGACGATGTCGAAGAGGTCCGTGCCGGTATGGAATGTGGTGCTGTGCTGGAGGATACCAACGATATCCAGCCGGGCGATATGCTTGAGGTGTTTGAGGTTACGGAGAAAGAAAGGGTGCTTTAA
- a CDS encoding DUF448 domain-containing protein, with protein sequence MRKLPNETPSNQLESAPHRKCILTGKSLPQDGLVRLALSPDDQIAPDVRAKAPGRGAWISVDRAALEVAHAKGQLKGAFSRAFKTGKLDIPDNLAQLIEKALERATLDRLGLEARGGTLLTGSEKIETAARQGDLVMLLHASDAGRDGNSKLDQAWRVGSDREGQDIHGQILPVDRQGLSVALGRQNVVHIGITDKRAAGRISHNLERWRHFIGSDKENDEDEKKVA encoded by the coding sequence ATGCGGAAGCTCCCCAATGAGACGCCTTCTAATCAACTAGAAAGCGCGCCACACCGTAAATGCATTTTGACTGGGAAAAGTCTTCCTCAGGATGGATTGGTGCGTTTGGCGTTGAGCCCCGATGACCAGATCGCTCCGGATGTTCGCGCGAAAGCGCCGGGACGGGGCGCATGGATTAGCGTTGATCGGGCCGCTCTAGAGGTGGCGCATGCAAAAGGTCAACTCAAAGGTGCTTTTTCGCGGGCGTTCAAGACCGGTAAGCTGGATATCCCCGATAATCTCGCTCAGCTCATTGAAAAAGCGCTGGAACGCGCCACATTAGACAGATTGGGACTGGAAGCGCGCGGCGGCACTTTGTTGACGGGTTCCGAGAAAATTGAAACAGCGGCGCGGCAGGGCGATCTGGTTATGCTGCTACACGCGTCGGATGCGGGCCGCGATGGCAATTCCAAACTGGATCAGGCTTGGCGCGTCGGGAGCGACCGCGAAGGGCAGGATATTCATGGGCAAATATTGCCGGTGGACCGGCAGGGGCTTTCTGTGGCATTGGGCCGCCAGAATGTGGTGCATATCGGGATAACCGACAAGCGCGCAGCGGGGCGAATATCGCATAATCTGGAAAGATGGCGGCACTTCATCGGTTCTGATAAAGAGAATGATGAAGACGAAAAGAAGGTTGCATAA